In Patescibacteria group bacterium, a single genomic region encodes these proteins:
- a CDS encoding MFS transporter: MENTAKDRSHHRFVLYILGFLFAFQAVLPAYIFSTFLSKFVGEQKVGLLYALAAIATIAVFAIIPRVIEKLGNYHATVIMLTLQLGGFLTLAYAQSTWLILLAFIASFAGNAITNFTLDEFLENYSTENIVGKVRGIFLTSANTAWIVAPLVTGFILSDSQYWQVFVAAAFLILPVMVILNSNLRHFRDPKYKEMPVKEAVLEVWRDKNIFGSFMVSFIMQLFFSWMVIYSPLYLHQHIGFSWAEIGVMFSIILLPFVLIEEPLGKLADTRWGEKEILSIGFIIMAVSTSLLAFIDTKAFWVWTGVLFVTRVGAAMVEIASETYFFKKIDGSSVNFISLYRTMRPWSYVVGPLLATATLAILTRSGFDFGYIFLVLGILMFYGVRWSLALEDTK; encoded by the coding sequence ATGGAAAATACGGCGAAAGACAGATCGCACCATCGATTTGTATTGTATATCTTGGGATTTTTGTTCGCCTTTCAGGCGGTGTTGCCGGCGTATATCTTTTCGACCTTTCTGAGTAAGTTTGTCGGTGAACAAAAAGTTGGTCTCCTGTATGCGCTAGCGGCCATTGCTACCATTGCAGTATTCGCCATCATCCCGCGAGTCATCGAGAAGCTTGGCAACTATCACGCGACGGTCATCATGCTCACCTTGCAGCTCGGTGGCTTTTTGACCCTGGCATATGCGCAGTCGACCTGGCTGATTCTACTTGCTTTCATTGCGAGCTTTGCCGGAAATGCAATCACCAACTTCACCCTTGATGAATTCTTGGAAAATTATTCGACCGAGAATATTGTAGGCAAGGTGCGCGGCATCTTCCTCACTAGCGCCAACACTGCTTGGATTGTTGCACCATTAGTAACCGGCTTCATCTTGAGCGACAGTCAATATTGGCAAGTCTTCGTGGCAGCTGCCTTCCTAATCCTGCCAGTGATGGTCATCCTCAATAGCAATTTGCGACACTTTCGTGACCCAAAATACAAAGAGATGCCCGTCAAGGAAGCGGTGCTCGAAGTGTGGCGAGACAAAAACATTTTTGGCAGCTTCATGGTGAGCTTCATCATGCAGCTGTTCTTTTCGTGGATGGTCATCTACAGCCCGCTCTATTTACACCAACACATCGGCTTCTCGTGGGCCGAAATCGGCGTGATGTTCAGCATCATATTGTTGCCGTTCGTACTCATCGAAGAGCCGCTCGGCAAGCTGGCTGATACCCGCTGGGGTGAAAAAGAGATCCTCAGTATCGGCTTTATTATCATGGCGGTTTCCACTAGCCTCCTCGCCTTTATTGACACAAAAGCATTCTGGGTGTGGACCGGCGTGTTGTTTGTGACGCGTGTCGGCGCCGCAATGGTGGAAATCGCCAGCGAAACATATTTCTTCAAAAAGATCGACGGCTCGAGCGTAAATTTCATAAGTCTCTACCGCACCATGCGTCCATGGTCGTATGTCGTCGGCCCTTTGTTGGCGACAGCCACACTCGCGATTCTTACCCGCTCTGGATTCGACTTCGGCTACATCTTCCTCGTCCTCGGCATCCTCATGTTCTACGGTGTACGCTGGAGCTTGGCACTCGAGGATACGAAGTAG
- a CDS encoding Bro-N domain-containing protein: protein MNASDAEKNIPETTSIALFHGNRIRKTLHNGEWWFSVIDVIEALTGSERSSAYWTAMKARVHSEDGFQLSTICRQLKLEAPDGKMRETDCADVEGMFRVIQSIPSPKAEPFKRWLARVVSERRD from the coding sequence ATGAACGCATCAGACGCAGAGAAAAATATCCCGGAAACCACCAGTATTGCGCTTTTCCACGGTAACCGGATCAGAAAGACGCTCCACAATGGTGAGTGGTGGTTTTCCGTCATCGATGTTATTGAGGCACTTACCGGAAGTGAGAGGTCGAGCGCCTATTGGACGGCAATGAAGGCTCGAGTGCATAGCGAGGATGGATTTCAACTGTCTACAATTTGTAGACAGTTGAAACTAGAGGCTCCAGACGGCAAGATGCGCGAAACCGACTGCGCCGATGTCGAGGGAATGTTTCGCGTCATCCAGTCGATTCCTTCACCGAAAGCCGAGCCGTTTAAGCGTTGGTTGGCCAGAGTGGTGAGCGAAAGAAGAGATTGA
- a CDS encoding DUF1761 domain-containing protein, which produces MEINHWIVLGCAVLSMVVGGLWYGPLFGKQWMALMGGTDNCVGGNGAMWKKMMPLYLIQFVLTLFQLYVLVYMVTAAEYAFTTSSVATALWLWAAFIMPTVAGATMWTGDTTSAKWSKFLIQAGYQFVIAALFGIIFGMYYPVIS; this is translated from the coding sequence ATGGAAATCAATCATTGGATTGTGCTCGGTTGCGCGGTGTTGTCGATGGTCGTAGGTGGTCTTTGGTACGGGCCGTTGTTTGGCAAGCAGTGGATGGCGCTCATGGGTGGGACTGACAATTGTGTTGGTGGTAATGGGGCGATGTGGAAAAAGATGATGCCGTTGTATTTGATCCAGTTCGTTCTCACCTTATTCCAGCTTTACGTCCTTGTGTACATGGTCACGGCGGCTGAGTATGCCTTCACTACTTCTAGTGTGGCAACAGCATTGTGGCTATGGGCCGCTTTCATCATGCCGACAGTTGCTGGTGCGACGATGTGGACAGGCGACACGACCTCGGCGAAGTGGTCAAAATTTCTCATTCAGGCGGGGTATCAATTTGTGATTGCGGCATTGTTTGGCATCATTTTCGGAATGTATTATCCGGTGATTAGCTAA
- a CDS encoding DUF2177 family protein, which translates to MMSYLYTLLSLAVLDSIWLFSMGGQYKSWLSHLFAANINLPPILVFYPIYAAAVLYFVVMPALKGGSSMLTVLLSGALLGFAAYAAYDLTNQGTLRDWPLVVTIVDMAWGTVLTALASVSAVWLTNYFK; encoded by the coding sequence ATGATGTCCTATCTCTACACACTTCTTTCGCTCGCGGTATTGGACAGTATCTGGCTCTTCTCGATGGGTGGCCAATACAAGAGTTGGTTGAGTCACTTGTTTGCGGCCAATATCAACCTACCGCCAATTTTGGTTTTTTATCCAATCTACGCGGCTGCGGTGCTATATTTCGTCGTGATGCCGGCGCTCAAAGGTGGTTCAAGCATGCTCACGGTGCTACTCTCTGGTGCGTTGCTCGGTTTTGCAGCCTATGCGGCTTACGACCTCACCAATCAGGGCACGCTACGGGACTGGCCTCTCGTCGTGACAATTGTCGACATGGCTTGGGGCACGGTACTCACCGCTCTCGCGAGCGTCTCTGCGGTGTGGTTGACGAATTATTTCAAATGA
- a CDS encoding ATP-binding cassette domain-containing protein, giving the protein MSREETVLRFEEVSFEYGHNKPILNEVSFSLRKGTKTTIMGQNGAGKSTLFQLITGALQPEEGIVHIGRGTSIALSRQVIPRDELDLTVRAFFEKRFATKIYNIDPRIDEVLEVVNLKGHEKLHDRIVKSFSGGQQARLLLASALIQNPDVLLLDEPTNNLDKAGIAHLTDFLKKYEKTCLVISHDAEFLNSFTDGVLYLDVFTKKIEQYVGNYLDLLEEISARIEKENRKNALLSKEIQANKDQANVFANKGGNMRLVAKRMRQKAEALEEEKVDVRREDKTIRNFTIPSQPDLLGEIISVTSFSIINPKTHKPVARKVKLVLKRNQHLLLKGPNGIGKSTLLESLASGTSAGATIQDGVRVGYYRQDFSTLNFEDTVYDSLASVMDKHIVETLRATAAGFLITEEMIHSKIGSLSEGQKGLVAFARLVLQRPGLLILDEPTNHINFRHLPVIAKALHDYQGAMILVSHVPEFVEQVRIDETLDLEK; this is encoded by the coding sequence ATGTCTCGCGAAGAAACCGTACTCCGATTTGAGGAAGTATCCTTTGAATACGGCCACAACAAGCCCATTTTGAATGAGGTGAGTTTTTCGCTGCGCAAGGGTACCAAGACCACGATTATGGGCCAAAACGGGGCCGGCAAGAGCACACTCTTCCAGCTCATCACTGGCGCGCTTCAGCCGGAGGAGGGTATTGTCCATATTGGCCGAGGTACCAGTATCGCACTGTCTCGCCAGGTGATCCCGCGCGATGAGCTCGACCTCACAGTTCGCGCTTTCTTCGAGAAGCGTTTCGCGACCAAAATCTACAACATCGACCCGCGTATCGACGAGGTGCTCGAAGTGGTCAATCTCAAGGGTCACGAAAAGCTCCACGACCGCATCGTGAAGAGTTTCTCTGGTGGTCAGCAGGCGCGCTTGCTTTTGGCCTCGGCACTTATCCAGAATCCCGACGTGCTCCTCCTCGATGAGCCTACCAACAATCTCGACAAGGCCGGCATTGCGCATCTCACCGACTTTTTGAAGAAGTATGAAAAGACCTGCTTGGTGATCTCTCACGACGCGGAGTTTTTGAACTCCTTCACTGACGGCGTGCTCTATCTTGATGTGTTTACGAAAAAGATTGAGCAGTATGTCGGCAACTACCTCGACTTGCTGGAGGAGATTTCCGCGCGAATTGAAAAAGAAAATCGCAAGAACGCGCTCCTCTCGAAAGAGATCCAGGCCAACAAGGATCAGGCCAATGTGTTTGCCAACAAGGGCGGCAACATGCGCCTCGTCGCCAAGCGTATGCGCCAGAAAGCCGAGGCGCTCGAAGAAGAGAAGGTAGACGTGCGTCGCGAGGACAAGACGATCCGTAATTTTACCATCCCTTCGCAGCCGGATTTGTTGGGAGAGATCATTTCAGTTACTTCTTTTTCGATCATCAATCCCAAGACACACAAGCCCGTCGCTCGCAAAGTGAAGTTGGTGTTGAAACGTAATCAGCACTTGCTCCTGAAAGGTCCGAACGGCATCGGCAAAAGTACCCTGCTCGAGTCTTTGGCCAGCGGCACTTCCGCGGGAGCGACGATCCAGGATGGTGTGCGTGTTGGCTACTATCGCCAGGATTTTTCTACACTCAATTTTGAAGATACAGTGTACGACTCTCTCGCCAGCGTGATGGACAAGCATATTGTCGAGACCTTGCGCGCTACCGCGGCGGGCTTTTTGATCACCGAAGAAATGATTCATTCGAAAATCGGCAGCCTTTCCGAAGGTCAGAAGGGTTTGGTGGCTTTCGCTCGCCTCGTGCTCCAGCGTCCGGGTCTTTTGATCCTCGACGAGCCGACCAACCACATCAACTTCCGCCATTTACCTGTGATTGCGAAAGCGCTTCACGACTACCAAGGTGCGATGATTCTCGTGAGCCACGTGCCGGAGTTTGTCGAGCAGGTGCGGATTGATGAGACGTTGGATTTGGAGAAGTAG
- a CDS encoding phosphatase PAP2 family protein produces MDFLRSIDLSVFHFFSDLAGQAAWSDAVIIFFGHYLAYLVLLAVLIFAYVAFRAGRQSHGYAYLVALVSGLVARFVVAGGIRFFYHRPRPFAALNLPHLLTETSYAFPSGHAIFFFALATGVFIQNRRLGSWLYVFALLIGLGRVAAGVHYPSDIFGGAVLGIAVGWLGYRLWLRFGNKG; encoded by the coding sequence ATGGATTTCTTACGTTCGATCGATCTCTCTGTTTTTCATTTTTTTTCTGATCTCGCCGGTCAGGCGGCTTGGTCTGATGCCGTGATTATCTTTTTCGGCCACTATCTTGCGTATCTGGTGTTGCTTGCGGTACTCATCTTTGCCTACGTTGCCTTTCGAGCAGGCCGGCAGTCTCACGGATATGCGTACCTTGTTGCGCTAGTCTCTGGACTGGTCGCGCGTTTTGTGGTCGCGGGCGGGATTCGCTTTTTCTATCATCGTCCGCGACCGTTTGCCGCTTTGAACCTCCCGCACCTTCTCACCGAGACCTCCTACGCATTTCCTTCCGGCCACGCCATCTTTTTCTTTGCTTTGGCGACCGGCGTGTTTATTCAGAATCGGCGCCTCGGCAGCTGGCTCTATGTGTTTGCATTACTAATCGGCCTTGGCCGTGTTGCTGCTGGCGTGCACTATCCTTCCGATATTTTCGGTGGGGCAGTGCTTGGTATAGCAGTCGGCTGGCTCGGATATCGACTCTGGCTACGCTTTGGGAACAAGGGGTAG
- a CDS encoding HD domain-containing protein: MEKDQTKEKVPELAFAHLAPEVWDTLGKLSRTGWVNRGVENPETVQEHTLALVELATSFDTLSNEERDGLAKMLEIHDWPEAIHGDEVILTMDAGKERSLKAMKFENEQKALAGMCEKLGEVGKEIMSLWLRFETSKDPAASFARQLDKYQAIEKSLEYERAQGIPMYAEFRDYSKSKGEITHPLLLAKLLQLELEWKGDKV; this comes from the coding sequence ATGGAAAAAGATCAAACAAAAGAAAAAGTACCTGAACTCGCTTTCGCACATTTGGCGCCGGAAGTTTGGGATACCCTTGGGAAGCTATCTCGGACGGGCTGGGTCAATCGAGGAGTTGAAAACCCAGAGACGGTGCAGGAACACACTCTTGCCCTTGTTGAGCTCGCCACCTCATTTGATACTTTGTCGAATGAAGAGAGAGACGGTCTCGCGAAAATGCTCGAAATCCACGATTGGCCGGAGGCGATCCATGGCGACGAGGTGATTTTGACCATGGATGCCGGAAAAGAAAGGTCACTCAAGGCGATGAAATTTGAAAATGAACAAAAAGCTTTGGCTGGAATGTGTGAAAAATTGGGTGAAGTGGGGAAAGAGATAATGAGCTTGTGGCTCCGCTTCGAGACCTCTAAAGATCCGGCGGCTTCATTTGCTCGGCAGCTTGATAAGTATCAAGCGATAGAAAAATCGCTCGAATATGAGAGAGCGCAAGGTATTCCAATGTATGCAGAATTCCGCGATTACTCGAAATCGAAAGGAGAGATTACCCACCCGTTACTTCTGGCTAAGTTGTTACAGTTGGAGCTAGAGTGGAAAGGTGATAAGGTGTGA
- a CDS encoding NAD(P)/FAD-dependent oxidoreductase, with translation MLIEKNDSLGKKLLITGGGRCNVTNAELDTRALLAKFKDSDKYLFSAFSQWSVQETLDFFHGRAMPTKVEALQRVFPASNTAQSVWDVLVEYLKQGNVTVLSNTPVLGFETGDGRITGVKIEGKTIRANAFVLATGGKSRPETGSTGDGFIWLKELGHTVIEPSASLVPIAVKDSSGWVKRLQGITLPEAKISLFQNGVKQNSASGRLLFTHFGLSGPTILNMSRDVSELLKYGEVTISIDTLPQYDYGQLNAKLQELLDANGKKKLKNTLDELVPAALSPIVLELCSFDPDIWCNKVSREQRLALVQILKALPAEVEGLLGVDKAIVTSGGVLLDEVDFKTMHSRRFPNLFLVGDILNIDRPSGGYSLQLCWTTGFVAGNAAASYSNSTKSGE, from the coding sequence TTGCTCATCGAGAAAAACGACTCTCTGGGCAAAAAACTCCTCATCACCGGCGGCGGACGTTGCAATGTCACCAATGCCGAGCTCGACACCCGCGCACTCTTGGCCAAATTCAAAGACAGCGACAAGTACCTCTTCTCGGCCTTCTCTCAATGGAGCGTCCAGGAAACGCTCGACTTCTTCCATGGCCGTGCGATGCCGACCAAAGTCGAAGCACTTCAACGCGTCTTCCCTGCCAGCAATACCGCGCAGTCGGTGTGGGATGTCCTCGTCGAATATCTCAAGCAGGGCAATGTCACCGTACTGTCGAACACGCCGGTACTTGGCTTCGAGACCGGCGACGGACGTATCACGGGTGTAAAAATAGAGGGAAAAACTATCCGCGCCAACGCCTTCGTCCTCGCCACCGGCGGCAAGTCGCGTCCAGAGACAGGTTCGACCGGCGATGGGTTTATCTGGCTCAAGGAACTCGGCCACACTGTCATCGAACCAAGCGCCTCACTGGTGCCAATCGCGGTAAAGGATTCGTCTGGTTGGGTGAAGCGCTTGCAAGGCATCACGCTCCCGGAAGCCAAAATATCCCTCTTCCAAAACGGCGTAAAGCAAAATTCCGCATCCGGCCGCCTGCTTTTCACCCACTTCGGCCTCTCTGGGCCAACCATTCTCAATATGAGCCGCGATGTGAGTGAACTCCTCAAATACGGTGAGGTCACTATTTCGATCGACACCCTCCCTCAATACGACTACGGCCAGCTCAACGCCAAGCTCCAGGAATTGCTCGATGCAAACGGCAAGAAGAAGCTCAAAAATACGCTGGACGAGCTCGTCCCCGCAGCCCTGTCGCCAATCGTGCTTGAGCTCTGCAGCTTCGACCCTGATATCTGGTGCAACAAAGTCTCCCGCGAACAGCGCCTCGCGCTGGTGCAAATCCTCAAAGCTCTGCCAGCCGAAGTGGAGGGTCTACTTGGCGTCGACAAAGCCATCGTCACCTCGGGCGGTGTCCTACTCGACGAAGTGGATTTCAAAACCATGCACTCGCGCCGCTTCCCTAACCTCTTCCTCGTCGGCGACATCCTCAACATCGACCGCCCTTCCGGTGGCTACAGCCTTCAGCTGTGTTGGACGACCGGCTTCGTGGCGGGGAATGCTGCAGCATCCTACTCCAACTCCACCAAAAGCGGCGAATGA
- a CDS encoding AAA family ATPase yields the protein MIIGLLGKGGSGKSTMATALVRGLRARGMRVLAIDADHNMDLSYNLGAAPSLFLGSDPDRIKEHVGASRTGNFVEAARVGKKRGVEFTLWPADAFTSQTSVELEDGLRLMVAGPHTDRVRLQMACSHSLAAPLKTYLPLVHLKEGEVVIIDERAGCDPVATGILSGVDLAVIVQEHTVNSRRVAAQITHELDLAKVEYLIVENKIHGVETDTKHAIEKILSRMDKE from the coding sequence ATGATCATCGGCCTTCTCGGCAAAGGCGGTTCAGGCAAATCAACCATGGCGACCGCGCTCGTGCGGGGGCTGCGGGCTCGTGGCATGCGGGTATTGGCGATCGACGCAGACCACAATATGGACCTTTCATACAACCTGGGGGCTGCGCCTTCCCTCTTCCTTGGCAGCGACCCCGATCGTATCAAAGAGCATGTCGGTGCGTCGCGAACAGGCAACTTCGTCGAAGCCGCGCGGGTCGGCAAAAAGCGAGGTGTCGAGTTTACCTTGTGGCCGGCCGATGCCTTCACTAGCCAAACATCGGTCGAGCTGGAAGACGGCCTTCGGCTCATGGTGGCGGGACCTCATACCGATCGGGTGCGATTGCAGATGGCCTGCAGCCACTCGCTCGCCGCACCGCTAAAGACATATCTCCCGCTCGTGCATCTCAAAGAAGGAGAAGTGGTAATCATCGATGAGCGAGCAGGATGCGACCCTGTCGCCACGGGCATTCTCTCGGGTGTGGACTTGGCCGTGATCGTCCAGGAACACACAGTGAATAGCCGGCGAGTGGCCGCGCAAATAACACATGAGCTTGATTTAGCGAAAGTGGAGTACCTCATCGTGGAAAACAAAATACATGGTGTGGAAACGGATACGAAACACGCCATCGAGAAAATCCTCTCGAGGATGGACAAGGAGTGA
- a CDS encoding YibE/F family protein, translated as MPALANTRFISLFFAFLCTLVSVTSFLFPLNANAQELVQDEHVVMKAKVREVLSQEERLVPGTDVHSTYQKISVEIISGPEKGNIVTIENDYLSLSKGEAFYLNRITNGLDGTVLYAVKDPDRLPALAFFAALFLLCTIFFGGMQGLRGLISLAGSLFLILYVLLPGILNGHSALWLSVGVSALIIILGSYITHGFNKTTSAAVLGMLTTVLCTGGLAYVAVHWGRLSGFSSDESIYLDMATRGSIDFAGLLLGGILIGLLGVLYDAAIGQAVSVEELHRAAPHLSRRAIYLRALRIGREHIGALVDTLAIAYVGVSLPLLLLFSNSTTETVGITLNRELFATEIIRAMIGSIGLILAVPITTALSVMILIKPATGSNAAIIEEEEKALEMGAGKHHGHSH; from the coding sequence ATGCCTGCGCTCGCTAACACTCGGTTCATTTCGCTTTTCTTTGCGTTCCTCTGTACGCTTGTCTCGGTGACATCGTTCCTTTTTCCTCTAAATGCGAACGCCCAAGAACTTGTTCAGGACGAGCATGTGGTGATGAAAGCGAAAGTCCGCGAGGTGCTATCGCAGGAAGAACGCCTCGTCCCTGGTACCGATGTGCATTCGACGTATCAAAAAATCAGCGTTGAGATCATCAGTGGCCCGGAAAAGGGCAACATCGTGACCATCGAAAACGATTATCTGAGTCTCAGCAAAGGCGAGGCCTTCTATCTAAACCGAATCACCAATGGTCTCGATGGAACAGTGCTCTACGCGGTGAAAGATCCAGACCGCCTCCCAGCACTTGCTTTTTTCGCAGCTCTATTTCTTCTCTGCACGATATTCTTTGGAGGGATGCAGGGGTTGCGCGGATTGATCAGCTTGGCTGGCAGTCTATTTCTGATTTTGTACGTCTTGCTGCCGGGTATTTTGAATGGACATTCAGCCTTATGGCTGAGTGTCGGGGTCTCTGCACTCATTATTATTCTCGGTTCCTATATTACGCACGGCTTCAACAAAACTACCAGCGCAGCGGTACTCGGCATGCTTACCACCGTTTTGTGTACTGGCGGTCTGGCGTATGTGGCGGTACATTGGGGGCGGCTTAGCGGATTTTCTTCCGATGAGTCGATCTACTTGGATATGGCGACGCGTGGATCGATCGATTTTGCAGGATTGTTGCTCGGCGGCATTCTGATCGGCTTGCTCGGAGTACTTTATGACGCGGCGATTGGCCAGGCCGTATCGGTGGAAGAATTGCATCGCGCGGCGCCTCATCTCTCGCGCCGCGCGATCTACCTCCGCGCCCTGCGCATTGGTCGCGAACATATCGGCGCCTTGGTGGATACGCTGGCTATTGCGTATGTCGGTGTCTCGCTGCCGCTCCTGCTGCTCTTTTCGAATTCCACTACCGAGACTGTTGGTATTACGTTGAATCGAGAATTGTTTGCTACCGAGATCATCCGCGCCATGATCGGTAGCATCGGTCTGATCCTTGCGGTGCCGATCACGACGGCGCTCTCCGTGATGATTTTGATAAAACCAGCGACCGGAAGCAACGCTGCTATCATTGAGGAAGAAGAAAAAGCTCTGGAGATGGGCGCTGGCAAGCACCACGGACATTCGCACTGA
- a CDS encoding glutaredoxin family protein, with product MKNIIVYVKTGCPWCIGVTNLLKEKGVKFEERNVTENKAFMDEMVQKSGQSKAPTLDIDGHILADSDKEQVAAYLKL from the coding sequence ATGAAAAACATCATTGTATACGTGAAGACCGGCTGTCCATGGTGTATCGGCGTGACGAATTTGCTCAAAGAAAAAGGGGTGAAATTTGAAGAGCGTAATGTCACCGAGAACAAGGCTTTTATGGACGAAATGGTACAGAAGAGTGGGCAAAGCAAAGCGCCAACGCTCGATATCGACGGACATATCCTTGCGGACTCGGACAAGGAGCAGGTCGCCGCGTATTTGAAGCTATAG
- a CDS encoding transcriptional repressor, with amino-acid sequence MKQVQNEEMKALLRSVGCKATVSRVALLSTLKQARKPLNILQLLHHLKGEKIDRATIYRALNDLGVAGLVAKIDIAHHHAHYELISGRHHHHHLVCEGCGAVEEVEECIGSLEKKVLRGSKRFSYIDRHSLEFFGTCHACAR; translated from the coding sequence ATGAAGCAAGTACAGAATGAAGAAATGAAAGCGTTGCTCCGCAGTGTGGGGTGCAAGGCGACAGTCTCCCGCGTCGCCCTTCTTTCGACCTTGAAGCAGGCCCGTAAGCCGCTCAATATACTACAGCTTCTTCATCATCTGAAAGGGGAGAAGATTGATCGGGCGACCATCTACCGCGCGCTCAACGATCTCGGTGTGGCCGGCCTCGTCGCGAAGATAGACATTGCGCACCATCATGCCCACTACGAGCTTATCTCCGGTAGGCATCATCACCATCATTTGGTGTGCGAGGGCTGCGGCGCGGTGGAGGAGGTCGAAGAGTGTATCGGCTCGCTCGAAAAAAAGGTACTCCGCGGATCGAAGCGCTTCTCCTACATTGACCGTCACTCACTCGAATTTTTTGGAACTTGTCATGCCTGCGCTCGCTAA
- the msrB gene encoding peptide-methionine (R)-S-oxide reductase MsrB, with protein sequence MQKTEAEWKSKLTPEQYKVLREKGTEAPFSGKLLHADKEGVYRCAACGNALYSSDAKFDSGTGWPSFDVALPGGVREVADDAHGMRRVETVCANCGSHLGHVFDDGPTATGKRYCMNSVCLDLEEKKEYFAAK encoded by the coding sequence ATGCAAAAGACCGAAGCTGAATGGAAATCCAAGCTCACGCCCGAGCAATATAAAGTACTCCGCGAAAAAGGCACCGAAGCGCCGTTCAGTGGCAAGCTGCTGCACGCCGACAAAGAAGGTGTGTATCGCTGTGCTGCCTGTGGCAACGCGCTGTATTCTTCGGATGCGAAGTTTGACTCGGGTACTGGCTGGCCGAGTTTTGATGTGGCCCTGCCTGGCGGGGTGAGAGAGGTGGCGGATGATGCTCACGGTATGCGTCGGGTGGAGACGGTATGTGCTAATTGCGGCTCGCATCTCGGGCATGTCTTCGACGACGGTCCGACCGCTACCGGCAAACGCTACTGCATGAACTCGGTGTGTTTGGATTTGGAGGAGAAGAAGGAGTATTTTGCTGCGAAGTGA
- the msrA gene encoding peptide-methionine (S)-S-oxide reductase MsrA, which translates to MIVPTPKVGTLSVAVFGGGCFWCTEAVFKMLKGVSLVLPGYAGGTVANPTYAQVCDGNTGHAECVKVEYDSAQVSYRSLLTVFFGSHDPTTRNRQGADVGTQYRSVIFTTTPEQAAETKAFIAEINTSSKEGKTIVTDVEPLAVAPSPAQFWVAENYHQDYFARNPGNPYCELVINPKLEKVTAQFAELLAGK; encoded by the coding sequence ATGATTGTCCCAACGCCGAAAGTCGGCACTCTTTCAGTTGCGGTCTTCGGTGGCGGCTGTTTCTGGTGTACGGAGGCGGTGTTCAAGATGTTGAAGGGTGTGAGCTTGGTGCTCCCTGGCTATGCCGGCGGTACCGTGGCCAACCCGACGTATGCACAGGTCTGCGATGGCAACACTGGTCACGCTGAGTGTGTGAAAGTGGAATACGATTCGGCGCAGGTGTCGTACCGCTCCTTACTGACCGTGTTTTTTGGCAGCCACGACCCCACTACTCGCAATCGCCAAGGTGCCGATGTTGGGACACAGTATCGATCGGTGATTTTCACGACGACACCTGAGCAGGCCGCAGAAACGAAGGCATTTATTGCTGAGATCAATACCTCGAGCAAGGAGGGGAAGACTATTGTCACTGATGTCGAGCCGCTGGCTGTGGCACCGAGTCCAGCTCAATTTTGGGTCGCAGAAAACTACCATCAAGATTATTTTGCTCGCAACCCTGGCAATCCATATTGTGAGCTCGTGATCAATCCGAAGCTAGAGAAAGTGACGGCGCAATTTGCGGAATTGTTGGCGGGGAAGTAG